In Streptomyces venezuelae, the sequence CGCCGGACGCCGCCCCGACCCGCAGTGGCTGGACCGCGTGGTGTCCATGGTCGGTCTCGCCCAGCGGCTGGACCACCGGCCCGGACAGCTCTCCGGCGGGCAGCAGCAGCGCGTGGCGGTGGCGCGGGCCCTGGTCACGCGGCCCGCGATCGTCTTCGGCGACGAACCGACCGGCAACCTCGACTCCCGCGCCGGGGCCGAGGTCCTCGGCTTCCTGCGCGATTCCGTGCGCGAACTGGGCCAGACCGTGGTCATGGTGACCCACGATCCGGTCGCCGCCGGATTCGCCGACCGCGTCCTGTTCCTCTCCGACGGCCGGCTGGTCGACGAGATGGTGCAGCCCACCCCGGACCGGGTGCTGGACCGGATGAAGCAGTTCGACACCCGCGCGCGCACGAGCTGACCCGCCCGCTCCCCCGTGCCCGCCCCGCCCCGTTCCGCCCCCGCCCCGGAAGCCACTCACCCATGCTGAAAACAGCCCTGCGCAACGTCCTCGCGCACAAGGCCCGGCTGCTGATGACGGTGCTCGCCGTCACCCTCGGCGTCGCCTTCGTCTCCGGCACCCTCGTCTTCGCGGACTCCTCGACCGCGGCCCACCGGGCCGCCCTGTCGAAGGACTACGCCGACATTGCGGTCACGGTGACCCCGAAGGACCCGCCGCCCGGCGCGGCGGACACGGCCGGGTCACCCGGGTCCACCACGGACGCCGGGCCCAACAAATCCAACGGGTCCAACGGGTCCAACGGGTCCACCGAAGGCGCCGGATCAGGCGCGTCCGGCGGGGACCGGCACGCCACCGTGCTCGACGACGTGCTCGTCCGCAAGCTGGCCGGGCTGCCCGGCGTCGCGGCCGTACGGCCGTCCGCGGACGGCCTGGCCACCCTGAACGCCTCGGACGGCTCCCCACTGCGCACCGACAGGATCTGGGCGCACCGGGCAGCCGCCTACGTCCCCGGCGCCGACGGCAAGGACGGCCGCCACCCGCTGACCGAGGGCCGCGCCCCCCGCGACGGCGGGGAGATCGCCGTGGACAGCGGCACCGCCGCCGCCGGCCGGCTGCGCATCGGCGAGGAGATCACCCTGGCCACGGACGGCCCGGCCATGACGAAGCGGCTCGTCGGCATCGTCACGACCCGGGACACCCGGGTGACCGCCGGCGGCACGCTCGTCCTCTTCGACCAGGCCACCGCACAGCAGCTGTTCGCCTCCCCGGGCCGCTACACCTCGATCGACCTGTCCGCCGTACCCGGCACCGACGCGGCCGAACTCGCCCGCCGCGTCACCGCCCTGCTCCCCGCCGACCGGGCCGAGGCCACCACCGGCGCCGCCCAGGCCGCCCAGCAGGCCGTCCTCGTCGACACGCTCACCCGCGGCAACGAGAAGCTGTCGCTGGTCTTCGCCGGAGTCGCCCTCTTCATCGGGTCGTTCCTGATCGTCAACACGTTCACCATGCTCGTCGCCCGGCGCACCCGCGAGATCGCCCTGCTGCGTGCGATCGGTGCCACGCGCCGCCAGGTCGTACGCTCCCTGCTCTGGGAAGCCGTCCTCCTCGGCCTCACCGCCTCGGCCCTCGGCTTCCTGCTCGGCCTCGCCATCGCCTCCGTCCTGCCGGAGATCCTCAGCACCTCCGGGGAGTCGCTGCCCCGCGGCCCCCTGGTGATCGGCCCGCTCCCCGTGGCGGCCGCGCTCGCCGTCGGGGTGGGCGTCACCGTGCTCGCCGCGTGGCTGCCGTCCCGCAAGGCCGCGCGGATCGCACCGGTCGAGGCCATGCGCGCGGCCGAACAGCCGCCCACCGCCACCTCGTCCCGGGTCCGCGGCGCGGCCGGTACCCTCCTGCTCGCCCTCGGTGCCGGGCTGCTGCTGTCGCTGGCCGGAGCCAAGGACGCCTCCGAGGAGAACCTGCGCAGCGCGATGTCCGGCTGCGCCCTGCTCGTCATCGCCGTGATCGTGCTGGCTCCGCTGCTCGCCGTCCCCGTACTCCGGCTGAGCGGCCGGCTGACCCGCCGCCTGGGAATCGCCGGCCACCTCGCCCACCGCAACGCCCTGCGCGACCCCCGGCGTACGGCCGCCACCGCCTCCGCCCTGATGGTCAGCACGGCACTGGTCGCCGGGCTGTCCGTCATCGGCCACTCCACCGGGCAGGCCCTCGACCGCCAGGCGGCGGCCGGCCTCAGCGCCGACTACGTGATCAGCACCCACACCTCGTCGGCCGGCGTCGACCCGGCCGCCGTACAGCGGGTGACCACCACCCCCGGTGTGCGGACGGCGACCGCCGTCGCCGACTCCACCCTCTTCGTCGGCGGTGGCGTCCGCGAGATCTCCGGGGTCGACCCGGCCGCCGCACCGTCCGTCATGAAGCTCGACTTCGTCAGCGGCTCCCTCAAGGACCTCGGGCCCGGCCGCATCGCCCTCTCCCACACCCTCGCCCGCGCGAACGGCGTACGGACCGGCGACCGGATCGACGCCCGGATCGGCGGCCCCGGCCAGGACCTCGCCCCGTACACGGTCGTCGGCGTCTACGAGGACAACCCCACCGCCCACGACGCGCTGGGCGCCCGCACCGAGGTCCAGCAGAAGAGCCTCGACCCCGGCTCCGTCCAGCGCGTCCTCGTCCGCGCGGACGGCGGCGCCGACGGCCGCGCCACGAAGGACCGCCTGCGTACCGCCACGGGCAACAACCCGCTGCTCCGGGTCCAGGACCGGAGCGAACTCGTCCAGGAGGCCTCCGGTTCCCTGGGCACCCTGCTGACCCTGACGTACGGTCTGCTCGCCATCGGCGGCGTGATCGCCGCCCTCGGCATCATGAACACCCTGGCCATGTCGGTGTCGGACCGCACCCGGGAGATCGGCGTCCTGCGCGCCGTCGGGATGGACCGCGCCGGAATCCGCCGGATGGTCCGCCTCGAATCCCTGGCCGTGGCCGCGTTCGGCACCCTGCTGGGCCTGGCGGCCGGCCTGTTCGGGGCCTGGACCGTCGGCGCCCTGACCAACGGCGCGCTGAAGGGCTACTCCCTGGCCCTTCCCTGGGACACGCTCCTGCTCGTCTGCCTGGTCTCCCTCACCACGGGCGCGGTGGCGGCCGCCCTCCCGGCCCGCCACGCGTCGTCGCTGAGCCCGTTGGAGGCGGTCGCCGAGTCGTAGGCCGTCCCGGCGGCCGGTCTGTCGGCCTCAGCGCCAGTGTGCCGAGGGGGCGCGCAGCGCGAGCGCGGCGGCGTAGCCCTCGGGGGCCGGCAGGTCGGTGAGGGACCAGTGCGGGCGGATGGCATCGGCGGCCGGTCCCGTACCCAGGTAGTTCCGGTGGCCCTCGTGTCCCAGTCCCGCGCCGGTGCCCTTGAGATGGGCCTCCTTGCGCGCCCACAGACGGGCGAACGCCGCTGGGCGCCCGGCCTCGGGGAGCGCGGCCAGTTCGGCGCTCTCGTCGGGGTGGAAGAACTCCCCGCTCTGCGCCACCACCCGCGGCGCGGGCAGGGCCTCCACGTCCACCCCGACCGAGGTGGACGCGCAGGCCACGAAGACCGCGTCGCGGCTGTGCGACAGGGAGAAGTGGGCGCGGCCGCCCACGAGCACCGGCCGCCCGCCAGGCCCGCCGCACTCGGGGCAGGCGTCGCGGCCCATCACCAGATCACGCGGCTCGGTGTCGAGCAGGGCGCCCAGCAGCAGCCGCAGCGCCACGTGCGCGACCAGATAGGACCCCCGGTCCTGGGGGCGCACGAACCGGTCGGCGCGCTGCCGCTCGGCCGCGTCGAGCACGTCGGGGGCGAGGCGCTCCGCGTACGGGGCCTGCGCCGCCGCGTCCACGAACCGCACCAGCGCCTCGCCGAGGACAGGCATCGCCTGCACCCCGACCGGCCGGTCGAGCTGCAGTACGACGGAACCGAGGCCGGCGGGAGTGGTCATCCGGAAATCCTATCCAACGCCTGTTGCGGCCCACGGCGGTTCGAGGCGTGGGCGCCGAGCTGGTTCGGACGCGCACCCGACGCCGCCGGGCCAGGACGTGGGCGCCCGTGCCCAGGCGCCCGATCCGCAGGCCGCGCCGCCTGCCGATCACCCACCGCTCATCCTTGGGTTCGGTGAAGAACAATCTCCCGCACATCCGCCAACCATCGACGCAGCCGCACACCCTTAGGCGGGAGAACGCCAAGCCCCAGCGTCGCCGCCGACTCTTCGAGCATCTGATCCGATTCGTTGAGGATCAGGAATTCACGGATCTCGCCCGCCAACTGTCGGAGGTCAGTCTCCGAAGCATCTGAAAGGTAGTCGTCCAGAGCCTCGGTGTGCGAAGAATACTCCAGCGAGAAATCCTGATGGAAGTATGCCGCCAACAGGTGCCGGAGTCCGGGAAAACGCTCTCTCCATTCCCATGAGGTTTGAGGGGGCGACTGGGAGGGAATTTCCGGCTCTGCGAGGAACTGCCGGAGGTGCCCGCCGATGACGGCAAGACAGCTTTCCACGGTCTTCCCGCGGGGAGGGTGAATGTGAGGCAAGAGGTCGACGTCATCCGCGATCTCATCGTTGAACAGGCCGGTCTCGAGGAGATCGTCGATTTCGGCTGCCGCCTCGGCTGCGCGCGCGGGCTCAATCGCTGCTTGCCTGAGATAGGCACTGAGCGCAACTCCGCGACGGTCCTCCGTATCATCGAAGGCGTAGCCAGTCACTGTATAAGAGCGCAGGAGATCGCGCAGCTCACGGAAACGATCGTTCGACGGTGTCACCTGTTCGCGCCTTACTCTCGAGCTATGGAATGGGATATGAAGTGAGGATTCGGTAGCCGTTCGCAGCGGACGGGTCGCGCTTAAGAACCACTTGCACTCCGTTCACCCATTGCGCAGCGGTTCCGCGTTTAAAGTTCTCCCGAGTCAAACTCAGGCCGGTTGCCTCATCGAATTCCTCAGTAAAGTCCATCTTCTGCCCTTTGGGGCTAGCGAGCCATTCGCTGATTTTTTTCTGGTTTTTCAGCATCGCCTCATCAGTGAATCTCTGAGCCGAAGCCTCATCTATGTATCTGGATGCCGCAGGCATTTTGGGGTTGGCCCGCAGACGCGCACGCAGGTCGCGTGTCGTCATCGTCACGTGCCGCTCGATGGTATGCGAGCCGTTGATTCCTTCGTCCCCCGCGATATCCGCACGGTACTTGGGATTGACGGGTCCCTTGCGCTTGCTGCGAGGCCAGGCGTTCGGCTCTCCGTCGCGGAGGAGCATGCCAAGATCGCCCGCCTCGACGGCAAGTCCGCTGGGAAGCGCGAACTCCGGGGTGTAGCCCGGCAGACGGACACCTCCCAGGAGACTGGTCCATCCACCACCCTCCCGCGCGAGCTGGAACGCCTTCCCCGCTCCGCCGAAGGCTCCGCCGGCTAGGCCTCCGTAGACTCCGGCATCCTGTGCCTCGTCGAGGTTGAAGCCGGTCTGCAGCCCCGCGGCTATCTTGAGCGGTTGTGCGACGGCGAGGTCGACGGTGACGGATTCGATGCCTGCAATGGCAGCGGTCGCGAAGACGGTGCCGGCGATGGTGGCGACCTCGGTGGTGAGGGCCACGCCCACGGTCGCGGCGAGCTCGACGATGGTGGCGGTGGCCGCCGCTGCGGCGACCTCGGTGGCGCCGAGGGTGAAGAACGCCAGGGCTGTACCGGCGACGATGACGGCGCCCGCGATTTCCAGTTCGCGGTCGAGTTTCTTCTTTGCATCAGCCACGGCATCGGCGTACTGGTCGATCCCGGCCGCCAAGGAACGGGGCCCGTCGACGAGGTCCTGGAGCCACCCCTTCTTGTCGCGGTAGTAGCGGGCCCAGAAGGGGTCGGCGAACGCCGAGATGGCCTCACCGGTGTTGTTGTGAATCAGTGTCTGAGCGGCTTTGTTGGCGGCTGCCGCGACGTCTTCCATGTCGTCGGCGAACGTCCGCCAGGCGTTCGCGATGGCGCGAAGCTTGCCGACGTCAGCGGCGGGCCACTCGATTCCGGTGACGTCGGTGACGATCTCCCGGACCTTGTCGCCAGTACTCACCGCTGCTGCCCCGGGCCGTCTGATCCCCCGTGAGGTGCAGGGGCGACCTTGCGGAACATGGCCCCGACCAGGGCATCGTTTTCTATGTGGCCGTCAGCCATGTCGGTCATCGCCGTGTGGATGCTCGCCAGGCCCTCCTTGAGGATGTCGGCAGACTCCTCGATCCGAGCAACGATCGGCCCATACTTGGCGTGGAACTCCTTGCCCGGACCGTCGTCTCCCCAGGCAGCCCCCGCTTTCGCCAGCGACGCACGAAGCGTGCCCAGGGCGGTGCCGAGAGCCTCGCTCTGATCGTGGAACACCGGCGCTGTCGCCTTCAGATCCGCCGTCTTGATGTCAAGGATCTTTCCCTCGTCGCCCACCGCGTCCCCTCCCGTTGCGCTGGCAGCCATACGACCCTAGCTGCGGCCGGTCGTTCGCAACTGCGGACAGCTCAAAGAACAAGCAAAGATCACGTTGTTCTGGCGGCTCATATCCAAACTCGACACGGACTTACCCTCCTCGGAACGGTCGGCTCATCACCGCAACTCAGAGGCTCATCGACGACACCGCCCATGCCTGAGATGGCCCGGTCGGCCCCTCTCAGGCATCCGCCTTTCAGGGCACCAGGGGCAGTGGCCGTCGAGGCTCCGATCCGGGCCGCTGGCCGCCTGGCTCCTGGAGGATCCCCCACAGCACGCCCAGCCTCCGCGCCCGCCACCGCAGACCCTCAGAATCCCCAGGTCACGACCGCGTACTCGTCTCAGCCTGGTTCCTGCCGCAATCCATGCGACCACTCCCAGCACGATCCGCTAGGCTGTCAGCGGTCAGTCGGCTACCAGGCGTGTGCCCGGGGAAGTGTCCGCGAGGACGCTGCCCGATTCGCACTCGCAGCAAGCTGACCAGGACGTTTGTCCGGCCGAGTCGGGTGGCCCCAGCGGGGTTTCCGGCATGGTTCGCGGCAAGCCCCCGCCTTCGTAGCTCAGGGGATAGAGCACGGCTCTCCTAAAGCCGGTGTCGCAGGTTCGAATCCTGCCGAGGGCACGGACGGGCGAGGCCCCGCGGTCGACTTCGATCGCGGGGCCTCTTCGCGTTTGTGGTTAACATGGCGCCTGTGTCGCGTGACGCCGCCTACTGAGATGTGGGCCGGGCGGTGGTTGGGCAGGCACCTGTTGTTGAAGGACCGGGCCCATGGGCATGTACGCCACCGGCTACGGGTGATCTCCCTCGGTTGTTTCGCTGCCGTCGCACGCACACACACCGTGAGGAAACCAACACTCCGTGTCATCTTTCAATCAGACCGTCATCGAAGAGTTCAGGGCGAACGCCGGCCAGGTCGGCGGGCCCTTCGAAGGTTCCGAGCTGATCCTGCTCACCACCACCGGCGCCAGGTCCGGGAAGCCGCACACCGTCCCGCTCGGGTTCGCCCGCGCGGACGGCGCGCGGCAGGAACTGTTCGTCGTCGCGTCCGCCGCCGGGGCCGACCGGCATCCCGCCTGGTACCACAATCTGCTCGCGCGGCCCCTCGTGGAGGTCGAGACCGGGACGGAGACGTACGAGGCCGTCGCCGTCCCCGCCCAAGGGGCGCGGCGGGACGAGCTGTTCGCGTGGATCGTCCGCGCGGAGCCCGGGTACGGGGAGTACCAGGCGGGCACCCGGCGGGTGATCCCCGTCGTGGCGCTCCAGCGCACGCACGAGGTCCCGTCCCAGGAGGGCGGGATCGCCGGGAAGCTGCTCGACGTGCACGGCTGGCTGCGGGCGCAGCTGGCTCTCGTACGGGAACTCGCGCGCGAGGAGCCACAGGCGCCGCAGGGCGCCGCGGCGGCGTCGCTCGGGCTGCAACTGCGCCAGCACTGCCTCGCGTTCTGCCATTCGCTGGAGTTCCACCACCGGAGCGAGGACGCCGGCCTCTTCCCGTACCTGGAGCAACAGCATCCGCACATGCGGGAGTTCTTCCGCCGGATCGGCGCCGAGCACCGTGTCATCGCCCGGCTCCAGGAGGAGCTGGTGCGGGCCCTGGACGCGCCCGGCGCCGGGTTCAGCGAGCGGGTGGAACGGATGAGCCGGGAGCTGGAAGCCCATCTCGACGGCGAGGAGGCACAGTTGCTGCCGGTGCTGCGGGCCCTGGAAGCGTGACGCGGGCCTCGGCGCCGCCCTCCTCCCGGTTGCGGAAGGCAAGGGTGGCGCCGAGGGCCCTGGCCTGGCCGGCCGCGATGGTCAGACCCAGCCCGTGGCCCTTGTTCGTGCCCTCCGTACGGAACCGCTGCGGGCCGGTGGTCAGCAGGTACCCGGGATAGCCGGGACCCGAGTCCGTCACGGTCAGGCTCCGGCCCTCGACCGCGAGGGTGACCGGGGCGGCACCGTGGCGGTGCGCGTTGGCCAGGAGGTTGTCCAGGATCCGCTCCAGGCGCCGCCGGTCCGTCTCCACCCGCAGGGGTCCGCGGGAGCCGCGCACCTCCAGGGCCGTGTCGGTGCCGGAGGCGCGGATCGCGCGCGCCGCCAGGTCGGCCAGGTCGTGCGAGTCCAGCTCCAGGCGCTCGCTGCGCGTCTCCAGCCGCGAGATCTCCAGGAGGTCCTCGGTCAGCGAGCGCATGGCCCGCACCCGGTCCCGTACGAGCTCGGCGGGGCGGCCCGGCGGCAGGAGCTCGGCGGCCGCGTTCAGGCCGGTGAGCGGGGTGCGGAGCTCATGTGCGACGTCCGCCGTGAACCGCTGCTCCGCTTCGAGCTTGCCCTGCAGCGACGAGGCCATGGTGTCCAGGGCCCGGGAGACCGCCGCCACCTCGTCCTTGCCGCGCGTGCTGTCGTCGACGCGCGCGTCGAGGTCGCCGGCGCTGATCCGGCGGGCCACCTGTGCGGTCAGGTGCAGCCGCCGGGTGATCCGGGTGACGACGAACGCGCCGATGAGGAGGGTGCCCGCGATGGCGAGTGCCGAGGAGCCGAGGATGGCCCGGTCCAGTTCGGCGATGGTCCGCTCGCTCGCGCGGAAGTCCACGGAGACGGCGATCGCGGTGCCGTGGGCGGCGGGTCCGGCCGCCCACATCACGGGCCGGCCCCGGTACGTGCCGACGGCCGTGCCGCGCGTGCCGCCGACCGCCAGGGCGCGCAGCTCCGGGGGCAGGCCGGACGGGTCGATGCCTTCGCCGCGCGGTGGGCGTGCGCCGGTCTCGTAGGCCTCGGTGGTCCGGTCCAGGCGGGTCAGCGCCTTCTCGCGGGCCGTGCCGACGGTCTGGCGGGTCATGGCGCCGTGCACGAGGCAGCCCAGCAGTGCCGCGAGTCCGCAGCACATGAGGGTGATGAAGACCGTGGCCTTCCAGGTGAGGGTCGAGGTCCAGGCCGGCAGCCGCGCGTGCGGCCGCAGCCGCTCGTCGCGCTGCGTGTCGTTCATGGTCACGTCACGGTAATGCGCGGGCCCCGGCGGGTGAGCGGCGGGATCCGGCCGGATCGCACCGACTCCGGCCGGATCTCGACTGATACCGACCGATCCTGACGGGTCTCGATGGCTCTTGATGGCTATCGACGGATCTCGATGGATCCCTGGATGGCCTTGTCGGCCTCCGCCGGTCCCGGCCCGCCTCCGCTCGGTTCCCGCCCGAGCCCGCCCGAGACCGCACGAAGCCCTTCCGGCCCGGGGCCGGAAGGGCTGTGCCATCACGGTCAGCTCAGGCCACTGCTGCGTTCGCCGATACGGTCACCCTGCGGAGTGCCGGCCCGCTTCAGCGCGGCCTTCGTGTGCGATCCGCCCTTGACCTTGCTCCGTACCGGACCGCTGAAGCCGTGTCCCGGGGCGCGCGGCGGCTGTGCCGACTCCTGCGCCTTCGCGATGGCCGCCCGGACATCCCGCTTCTGCTCTTTGTTCATCCCGTCGTCAACTCCTTCGGGAAGCACCCAATCGGACTACTCGGATCGTATGCACATATACGGACCAACGCACCCGGACCGGTGGGTAAAGAATTCCGATCAAGAACCTGGGTC encodes:
- a CDS encoding ATP-binding protein; this translates as MNDTQRDERLRPHARLPAWTSTLTWKATVFITLMCCGLAALLGCLVHGAMTRQTVGTAREKALTRLDRTTEAYETGARPPRGEGIDPSGLPPELRALAVGGTRGTAVGTYRGRPVMWAAGPAAHGTAIAVSVDFRASERTIAELDRAILGSSALAIAGTLLIGAFVVTRITRRLHLTAQVARRISAGDLDARVDDSTRGKDEVAAVSRALDTMASSLQGKLEAEQRFTADVAHELRTPLTGLNAAAELLPPGRPAELVRDRVRAMRSLTEDLLEISRLETRSERLELDSHDLADLAARAIRASGTDTALEVRGSRGPLRVETDRRRLERILDNLLANAHRHGAAPVTLAVEGRSLTVTDSGPGYPGYLLTTGPQRFRTEGTNKGHGLGLTIAAGQARALGATLAFRNREEGGAEARVTLPGPAAPAATVPPRRRDGLPAPGSSVPPAR
- a CDS encoding ABC transporter permease — its product is MLKTALRNVLAHKARLLMTVLAVTLGVAFVSGTLVFADSSTAAHRAALSKDYADIAVTVTPKDPPPGAADTAGSPGSTTDAGPNKSNGSNGSNGSTEGAGSGASGGDRHATVLDDVLVRKLAGLPGVAAVRPSADGLATLNASDGSPLRTDRIWAHRAAAYVPGADGKDGRHPLTEGRAPRDGGEIAVDSGTAAAGRLRIGEEITLATDGPAMTKRLVGIVTTRDTRVTAGGTLVLFDQATAQQLFASPGRYTSIDLSAVPGTDAAELARRVTALLPADRAEATTGAAQAAQQAVLVDTLTRGNEKLSLVFAGVALFIGSFLIVNTFTMLVARRTREIALLRAIGATRRQVVRSLLWEAVLLGLTASALGFLLGLAIASVLPEILSTSGESLPRGPLVIGPLPVAAALAVGVGVTVLAAWLPSRKAARIAPVEAMRAAEQPPTATSSRVRGAAGTLLLALGAGLLLSLAGAKDASEENLRSAMSGCALLVIAVIVLAPLLAVPVLRLSGRLTRRLGIAGHLAHRNALRDPRRTAATASALMVSTALVAGLSVIGHSTGQALDRQAAAGLSADYVISTHTSSAGVDPAAVQRVTTTPGVRTATAVADSTLFVGGGVREISGVDPAAAPSVMKLDFVSGSLKDLGPGRIALSHTLARANGVRTGDRIDARIGGPGQDLAPYTVVGVYEDNPTAHDALGARTEVQQKSLDPGSVQRVLVRADGGADGRATKDRLRTATGNNPLLRVQDRSELVQEASGSLGTLLTLTYGLLAIGGVIAALGIMNTLAMSVSDRTREIGVLRAVGMDRAGIRRMVRLESLAVAAFGTLLGLAAGLFGAWTVGALTNGALKGYSLALPWDTLLLVCLVSLTTGAVAAALPARHASSLSPLEAVAES
- a CDS encoding 4'-phosphopantetheinyl transferase family protein → MTTPAGLGSVVLQLDRPVGVQAMPVLGEALVRFVDAAAQAPYAERLAPDVLDAAERQRADRFVRPQDRGSYLVAHVALRLLLGALLDTEPRDLVMGRDACPECGGPGGRPVLVGGRAHFSLSHSRDAVFVACASTSVGVDVEALPAPRVVAQSGEFFHPDESAELAALPEAGRPAAFARLWARKEAHLKGTGAGLGHEGHRNYLGTGPAADAIRPHWSLTDLPAPEGYAAALALRAPSAHWR
- a CDS encoding WXG100 family type VII secretion target, which translates into the protein MGDEGKILDIKTADLKATAPVFHDQSEALGTALGTLRASLAKAGAAWGDDGPGKEFHAKYGPIVARIEESADILKEGLASIHTAMTDMADGHIENDALVGAMFRKVAPAPHGGSDGPGQQR
- a CDS encoding nitroreductase/quinone reductase family protein, translating into MSSFNQTVIEEFRANAGQVGGPFEGSELILLTTTGARSGKPHTVPLGFARADGARQELFVVASAAGADRHPAWYHNLLARPLVEVETGTETYEAVAVPAQGARRDELFAWIVRAEPGYGEYQAGTRRVIPVVALQRTHEVPSQEGGIAGKLLDVHGWLRAQLALVRELAREEPQAPQGAAAASLGLQLRQHCLAFCHSLEFHHRSEDAGLFPYLEQQHPHMREFFRRIGAEHRVIARLQEELVRALDAPGAGFSERVERMSRELEAHLDGEEAQLLPVLRALEA
- a CDS encoding ABC transporter ATP-binding protein — translated: MTADPFSPRPTPGVAASTTDLSKVYGGGDTRVVALDRVSVSFREAEFTAIMGPSGCGKSTLMHCAAGLDSVSSGSVRIGTTELGTLGDRQLTELRRDRIGFIFQAFNLLPTLTALENITLPLSIAGRRPDPQWLDRVVSMVGLAQRLDHRPGQLSGGQQQRVAVARALVTRPAIVFGDEPTGNLDSRAGAEVLGFLRDSVRELGQTVVMVTHDPVAAGFADRVLFLSDGRLVDEMVQPTPDRVLDRMKQFDTRARTS
- a CDS encoding contact-dependent growth inhibition system immunity protein, producing MTPSNDRFRELRDLLRSYTVTGYAFDDTEDRRGVALSAYLRQAAIEPARAAEAAAEIDDLLETGLFNDEIADDVDLLPHIHPPRGKTVESCLAVIGGHLRQFLAEPEIPSQSPPQTSWEWRERFPGLRHLLAAYFHQDFSLEYSSHTEALDDYLSDASETDLRQLAGEIREFLILNESDQMLEESAATLGLGVLPPKGVRLRRWLADVREIVLHRTQG
- a CDS encoding RNase A-like domain-containing protein, which produces MSTGDKVREIVTDVTGIEWPAADVGKLRAIANAWRTFADDMEDVAAAANKAAQTLIHNNTGEAISAFADPFWARYYRDKKGWLQDLVDGPRSLAAGIDQYADAVADAKKKLDRELEIAGAVIVAGTALAFFTLGATEVAAAAATATIVELAATVGVALTTEVATIAGTVFATAAIAGIESVTVDLAVAQPLKIAAGLQTGFNLDEAQDAGVYGGLAGGAFGGAGKAFQLAREGGGWTSLLGGVRLPGYTPEFALPSGLAVEAGDLGMLLRDGEPNAWPRSKRKGPVNPKYRADIAGDEGINGSHTIERHVTMTTRDLRARLRANPKMPAASRYIDEASAQRFTDEAMLKNQKKISEWLASPKGQKMDFTEEFDEATGLSLTRENFKRGTAAQWVNGVQVVLKRDPSAANGYRILTSYPIP